The Humulus lupulus chromosome 4, drHumLupu1.1, whole genome shotgun sequence genome has a window encoding:
- the LOC133831453 gene encoding villin-3: MSSSTKALDPAFQGVGQRVGTEIWRIENFQPVPLPKTDYGKFYCGDSYIVLQTSQGRGGAYVYDIHFWIGKDTSQDESGTAAIKTVELDASLGGRAVQHREIQGHESDKFLSYFKPCIIPLEGGVASGFKTPEEEEFETRLYICRGKRVVRMKQIPFARSSLNHDDVFILDTQNKIYQFNGANSNIQERAKALEVIQFLKEKYHDGTCDVAIVDDGKLDTESDSGEFWVLFGGFAPIGKKVVTEDDIIPEATPAKLYSITDEVKIVEGELSKSILENNKCYLLDCGAEIFVWVGRVTQLEERKAAIQTAEEFVASQNRPKATRITRLIQGYETHAFKSNFESWPSGSTAPGAEEGRGKVAALLKQQGVGLKGMTKSAPVNEEVPPLLEGGGKMEVWRINGSAKTPLPKEDIGKFYSGDCYIILYTYHSGDRKEDYFLCCWFGKDSIEEDQKMASRLANTMSNSLKGRPVQGRIFQDKEPAQFIALFQPMVVLKGGLSSGYKKNVADKGLTDETYTADSIALIRISGTSIHNNKVVQVDAVAASLNTAECFLLQSGSSVFTWHGNQCTFEQQQLASKVAEFMKPGVSLKHAKEGTESSAFWFALGGKQNYTSKKVSTETVRDPHLFTFSFNRGKFQVEEVYNFSQDDLLTEDILILDTHAEVFIWVGQCVDSKEKQSVFEIGEKYIALAASLEGLSPNVPLYKVTEGNEPCFFTTYFSWDHAKASIQGNSFQKKVSIFFGFGSTVEEKSNGNQGGPTQRASALAALSSAFSPSSGKSPPGQDKSNGSGQGPRQRAEALAALSSAFGSSSGNKTSAPRPAGPSQGSQRAAAVAALSQVLTAEKKKKSPDDSPSRSPPSETSAPAEAKSETTYSETEGSQDGGEVKEAEEVAAASENSSESEPKQETVQFENDGSLSTFSYDQLKAKSENPVTGIDFKRREAYLSDEEFQTIFGNTKEAFYKLPKWKQDMQKKKFDLF, from the exons ATGTCTAGCTCCACAAAAGCTTTGGATCCTGCATTTCAAGGAGTGGGTCAGAGAGT AGGGACTGAGATTTGGCGGATTGAGAATTTTCAGCCCGTTCCTCTACCAAAGACTGATTATGGAAAATTCTATTGTGGGGATTCTTACATCGTATTGCAG ACATCACAAGGCAGAGGTGGTGCTTATGTATATGACATACACTTTTGGATTGGAAAAGATACCAGTCAG GATGAATCTGGAACAGCAGCTATCAAGACTGTGGAACTTGATGCATCCCTTGGTGGACGTGCAGTGCAACATAGAGAAATCCAAGGCCATGAATCTGACAAATTTTTATCATACTTCAAACCTTGTATCATACCTTTAGAGGGGGGTGTTGCATCTGGATTTAAAACACCCGAGGAGGAGGAATTTGAAACACGGTTGTACATCTGCAGAGGAAAACGAGTGGTCAGAATGAAACAG ATTCCTTTTGCACGTTCTTCACTGAACCATGATGATGTGTTCATCTTGGACACCCAGAACAAGATTTATCAGTTCAATGGTGCAAATTCCAATATCCAGGAAAGAGCCAAGGCTTTGGAAGTAATTCAGTTTTTGAAGGAAAAATATCATGATGGGACTTGCGATGTTGCCATTGTTG ATGATGGGAAATTGGATACAGAGTCAGATTCAGGCGAGTTCTGGGTCCTCTTTGGTGGGTTTGCTCCAATTGGCAAGAAGGTTGTCACTGAAGATGATATTATTCCAGAGGCTACTCCTGCTAAACTTTAtag CATAACTGATGAAGTGAAGATTGTCGAAGGTGAGCTATCAAAATCCATTTTGGAAAACAACAAATGCTATCTTCTGGACTGCGGTGCCGAGATATTTGTCTGGGTTGGTCGAGTTACACAGTTAGAGGAGAGAAAAGCTGCCATCCAAACAGCTGAG GAATTTGTTGCTAGTCAAAATAGACCAAAAGCAACACGTATAACTCGGCTAATTCAAGGTTATGAGACACATGCATTCAAATCCAACTTTGAGTCTTGGCCATCAGGATCTACAGCTCCCGGTGCAGAagaaggaagaggaaaagtggcAG CTTTGCTGAAGCAACAAGGTGTTGGTTTGAAGGGCATGACAAAAAGTGCTCCTGTAAATGAGGAAGTCCCACCTTTGCTTGAAGGAGGTGGAAAGATGGAG GTATGGCGCATCAATGGCAGTGCCAAAACTCCATTACCCAAAGAAGACATTGGTAAATTTTATAGTGGAGATTGCTACATCATTCTGTATACTTATCACTCAGGTGATAGGAAAGAAGATTACTTTTTGTGCTGTTGGTTTGGAAAGGATAGCATTGAG GAGGATCAAAAGATGGCTTCTCGTTTGGCAAATACCATGTCCAACTCACTGAAAGGGAGACCTGTTCAG GgtcgcatatttcaagataaagAGCCGGCTCAGTTTATTGCTCTTTTTCAGCCTATGGTGGTGCTAAAG GGTGGCTTGAGCTCtggttataaaaaaaatgttgCCGACAAAGGTTTGACGGATGAAACTTACACAGCAGACAGTATCGCATTGATTAGGATATCTGGAACTTCCATTCATAACAATAAAGTAGTGCAAGTTGATGCG GTAGCAGCATCACTGAACACTGCTGAGTGTTTCCTTCTACAATCTGGCTCTTCAGTTTTCACTTGGCATGGAAACCAATGCACGTTTGAACAGCAACAATTGGCTTCAAAAGTTGCAGAGTTTATGAAG CCGGGAGTTTCTTTAAAACATGCTAAAGAAGGAACTGAAAGCTCAGCCTTCTGGTTTGCACTTGGAGGGAAACAAAACTACACCAGTAAAAAAGTTTCTACAGAAACAGTCAGAGATCCACACTTATTCACATTCTCATTCAATAGAG GAAAGTTTCAG GTGGAGGAAGTATACAACTTCTCACAGGATGATTTGTTGACAGAAGATATTTTGATACTAGACACACATGCTGAAGTATTTATCTGGGTTGGTCAATGCGTAGATTCTAAAGAAAAGCAAAGTGTTTTTGAAATCGGCGAG AAATACATAGCGTTGGCTGCTTCTCTAGAGGGATTGTCTCCTAATGTGCCACTGTACAAAGTTACTGAAGGAAATGAACCTTGCTTCTTCACTACCTACTTTTCATGGGATCATGCAAAAGCCAGC ATTCAAGGCAACTCATTCCAAAAGAAGGTGTCAATCTTCTTTGGGTTTGGTAGTACTGTGGAG GAGAAGTCCAATGGGAATCAAGGAGGACCAACACAAAGGGCTTCAGCTTTAGCTGCTTTGTCTTCTGCATTTAGTCCATCCTCTGGAAAATCACCCCCG GGTCAGGATAAATCCAATGGTTCTGGTCAAGGACCAAGGCAAAGAGCTGAGGCTTTAGCTGCTTTATCATCTGCATTTGGCTCATCATCAGGAAACAAAACTTCTGCTCCTAGGCCTGCTGGCCCAAGTCAAGGCTCACAAAGAGCAGCAGCAGTTGCTGCTCTTTCGCAGGTTCTTACAGccgaaaagaaaaagaaatcacCTGATGACTCTCCTAGCCGAAGTCCTCCCTCAGAAACTAGTGCCCCTG CTGAAGCAAAAAGTGAAACTACCTATTCTGAAACAGAGGGTTCTCAGGATGGTGGGGAAGTCAAGGAGGCAGAGGAAGTAGCAGCTGCATCTGAAAACAGCAGCGAGTCAGAACCAAAGCAAGAAACAGTGCAGTTTGAAAATGATGGTAGCCTTAGTACATTCAGTTATGATCAACTGAAAGCTAAATCTGAAAATCCAGTTACTGGAATTGATTTCAAGCGAAGAGAG GCCTATCTTTCAGATGAGGAATTCCAGACTATATTTGGGAACACAAAGGAAGCCTTCTATAAactgccgaaatggaagcaagacatGCAGAAGAAGAAGTTTGATCTCTTCTGA